The Paenibacillus amylolyticus genome contains the following window.
GAATTTCGGACAAAGGCTGCGTCCGCATATGCACTTCAGAGACTGAAGTTGCCCAAGCAATCTCCGTATGCTTCCACAAAAGATGTACTTGTACTTTTGCTTAAAAAGTACATGCAGAAACGCAATGAAATGAGTCAAGAGGACCAGAAGGAAGTACAGCGTTATGTCCAGGTTTGCAAGAAAATGGTAGACGAGTGGTCTGTTCAGCACGCTGACACAGCAGAAGCGGTGACATCGATTGCGCACGGAGACGTGAATCCGATGAATTTCATTTTCTCATCCGATGGTTCGGTATCGGCGCTGATTGATTTTGACAATGCATGCTTCACCGATTCTCTTGTGGATCTGGCTGAAGGATTGCTTACTTTTTCCGGCATCACCTACCGAACCGGCAGCTCGCGTTTTGAAGCTGTTCATGAATTGGAACCTCAGCCGTTCCAGCAATTTCTTGAAGGTTATCAAGAACATCATTCTCTGCTGGCCGAAGAGATCTCGGTACTACCTCTGTTAATGGGCACAACGTGCATCAGGCTGGCAAGTCTTGGTCTTATTCGAGGGGATTGGCCTGTCTCCTCGGCGAGTATGCACATGGATAACATTCGGAATGTCGTGAAGACCTCGCAAGCGTATTTGAGTGAGAATTACTGAACCCACAAGGGGAGGGAGGTTGGACATGGAGAAGAGAACGCTGGGAAAGACAGATATAAATGTAGGCGTCATGGGGTTTGGCAGCTCCCAGATCGGTTATGAACAAACCAGCCAGGAAACAGTGAACCACCTGTTGAATCTTGCATTGGATCATGGACTTAATGCTATCGATACTGCTGAGTGTTACCCGAACAGCGAGGAACGAATTGGTCAGGCCGTTTCGGGAAGGCGTGCAGAATTCTATCTATTCACCAAATGCGGTCATTCGGACGAGGACAAGTATCACGATTGGGACCCTGACTGGCTGGAACTGAGTGTAGACCGGAGCCTGAAGCGACTGGGCACAGATTATATTGATGTTTTGCAGCTGCATGGCTGCTCTGAAGAGATTTTACAACGTGGTGAGGTCATTCAGATGCTAAAAAAGATTCAGGCAGCGGGAAAAGCGAGATATTTGGGTTACAGCGGGGACGGGGAACAAGCGAAATATGCGATCAAGATGCAATGTTTTGATACGCTGCAGGTGACCGTTAATATTGCTGATCAAATCGCCTTAGAGGAAATCATTCCCTTAGCACAGCAGCAGCAGCTTGGGGTCATTGTGAAGCGTCCGATTGCCAATGCCGCCTGGGTTAATCCAGGGGAGCATAAGAAACGTTATGAACGCCAGCTTGCTATGTGGAAAAGAATGGGCAAGACGCCGGAATCTATGGTCAAGCCAGCAAAAGTAACTTATGAGGAGCGCTTGCTCAAGCTGGGATATTCCTTTCAAGAGGATCCTTTGCTTACGACAGAACTGGCACTGAGGTTTGCGCTGTCGATTCCCGGTGTGCATACAGTTATGGTAGGCACGACGAAACCAGATCGTTGGCTGGACAATTATGCATTGGCAAGCAAAGGGAACCTTGCACGGGAACAATATAAGGCCATTCGAGAGCGCTGGAAGGAACGGATGGACAAGGAATGGTTCGCGGTTCCATAACACCAATAGCAAGAAAGGAGTTGCATGATCATGGGTCTGAAATCGCGTTTTCTAGATGATGGTTATGCTGTCGTTACAGGAATATTTGTATCAGATGAGCTGAATCAGCTAAAGATTGCGATGGAAAAATTGATCACCAAGGTGAAGCAGGAACCACTCCGGTATACGACTCGTTACACCTTGAAACAGGATCCTGATTACGACACTTGGGGTGTAAATAATATTTTCAAATTGGACTTGTACGAGCCCGCTTTTGGAGACGTTTTTGGGAACGAACATCTGATGGATGTACTTCAAGAGATCTTGGGCGAAGAATTGCGGTTTTGGGGAGCCCATGCGCTATGGTCGCCGGAGAAGATCAATTATCGATTGCGTTGGCACCGGGATTACGGGGACAACGAGTTATATCACCCAGAAGGTATTCCCAATCATGTGCAGTTCAATATTCCTTTGTACCCGGATTCTTGTTTTATCGCGATTCCCGGTTCGCACCGACGTACACTTTCCGATCAGGAGAGATGGGAAGTGAACAATAACGGGGCTCATCCGTTACCTAACGAGGTTCAAATCACATGTCAACCCGGAGACGTTCTATTTATGAATGCGCATACACTTCATCGCGGAGCATGTACGTCTCAAGCCTACAGGAGAACGTTGCATTACAGCGTTCAAGGTAAAGAGGAAGCGTATGGAGGGCATACCTCCTATCCGGAGATGAAGGAAAAGGCATATCTGGATCAGATGCACCCCACGGTTCAGCAATTGATGATTAACTCTGTCCAATGGGATGAATCTCACCCCCTATCTTCATCGGAGTTGTTACGCAAGGTAAGAAGCAAGCACGAACGAGAAAAGTATATCGCCGGCCAGGTTTGATTTTACCACAAAATAATATTCATATGAGGAGAGATGAGCTTATGTTAGGACCTTATTACACAAAGAAAGACAAGAAGTTGGGATATCGCGGGAACAACATATATGATGCGTTGGACAACGTACTTGCAGGGCAATACACGCTGGCAGAAGCTGAGAATCGGGTCAAGAGTTTCAGCGAACAGAAGTATTGGGGCGCTATCGCCAGAATTAATCATCAGATCAATATGTCAAGCAATCTGTTTTTTGGAGAAATGAACGCCCTGTTCACACTGCTGCCTTTGACGACTCGAATGATATCTTCCCCGGGTGCCGTATACGGTCGCGAGGCGATCAGTTATACAACCGATGTATGCCCTATTTCTTTGGAGTGGTTTGACCTGCCGAACAAGGCATTTTTATCAGAGTCCTCACAAATTTATCTGGAATTGTCGGTGCTCCAGCACCAGGTTGATCATGTATATTCCGTGTATAACTCATTCCGCAAGGAAAATGTGGATGCATCCCATCTGTCCGAGTTTCACCATATTGAATATGAAGGTGCGGTTGATCAAGTAGCGAATAAGGAGATAATCCGTCAATTGTTGTTTAGAGTCATTCAGGATTTGCTCAAACATAATGAAGCGGATCTGAGTGTTTTCCTTTCTCAGGACCGTCTGAATCAACTTGACGAAGTCAGTCGCAGTCAAAAAATAACGGAATTAACCTTTGAAGAAGCTTTAGCCGCACTTTACGAAGATACAAAAGATGAAATCTACAACAAATTCACACTTGAACACTTCGGTTCATGGGAAGAAGTCCGACTCACCGAGATTTATGGCGGATTCTTGGCAATTAGTGAGTTCCCTTTGCTTGAGGTACCGTTCTATCATGCAGAAATGAAGGGGCGGGACAGACGCGTTGCAAACAACACGGATTATATCTGGCCGGGATATCGGGAAACGATCGGTAGCGGTCAGCGTGTAGGTACCC
Protein-coding sequences here:
- a CDS encoding amino acid--tRNA ligase-related protein; amino-acid sequence: MLGPYYTKKDKKLGYRGNNIYDALDNVLAGQYTLAEAENRVKSFSEQKYWGAIARINHQINMSSNLFFGEMNALFTLLPLTTRMISSPGAVYGREAISYTTDVCPISLEWFDLPNKAFLSESSQIYLELSVLQHQVDHVYSVYNSFRKENVDASHLSEFHHIEYEGAVDQVANKEIIRQLLFRVIQDLLKHNEADLSVFLSQDRLNQLDEVSRSQKITELTFEEALAALYEDTKDEIYNKFTLEHFGSWEEVRLTEIYGGFLAISEFPLLEVPFYHAEMKGRDRRVANNTDYIWPGYRETIGSGQRVGTLDQLKEKAEVFNLPEEDYACYLQSRTLDNYRETSGFGVGWERLIHGLLEMPYIWSAVQFPRTNVTLKP
- a CDS encoding aldo/keto reductase codes for the protein MEKRTLGKTDINVGVMGFGSSQIGYEQTSQETVNHLLNLALDHGLNAIDTAECYPNSEERIGQAVSGRRAEFYLFTKCGHSDEDKYHDWDPDWLELSVDRSLKRLGTDYIDVLQLHGCSEEILQRGEVIQMLKKIQAAGKARYLGYSGDGEQAKYAIKMQCFDTLQVTVNIADQIALEEIIPLAQQQQLGVIVKRPIANAAWVNPGEHKKRYERQLAMWKRMGKTPESMVKPAKVTYEERLLKLGYSFQEDPLLTTELALRFALSIPGVHTVMVGTTKPDRWLDNYALASKGNLAREQYKAIRERWKERMDKEWFAVP
- a CDS encoding phytanoyl-CoA dioxygenase family protein, translated to MGLKSRFLDDGYAVVTGIFVSDELNQLKIAMEKLITKVKQEPLRYTTRYTLKQDPDYDTWGVNNIFKLDLYEPAFGDVFGNEHLMDVLQEILGEELRFWGAHALWSPEKINYRLRWHRDYGDNELYHPEGIPNHVQFNIPLYPDSCFIAIPGSHRRTLSDQERWEVNNNGAHPLPNEVQITCQPGDVLFMNAHTLHRGACTSQAYRRTLHYSVQGKEEAYGGHTSYPEMKEKAYLDQMHPTVQQLMINSVQWDESHPLSSSELLRKVRSKHEREKYIAGQV
- a CDS encoding phosphotransferase, giving the protein MLKPLELSRGLIPEDMLSQALEQYGIMEYTTYPYLNMNGTVVPINRVSETSRKALVEDQEGNLYFLKEIPWYIRSIEHAVSIIQLQHELALKAVRVPAVQLTASRELIVHAGNQSTLYLQSYIPNGSMYNAKPQQIRAAGAVLGEFRTKAASAYALQRLKLPKQSPYASTKDVLVLLLKKYMQKRNEMSQEDQKEVQRYVQVCKKMVDEWSVQHADTAEAVTSIAHGDVNPMNFIFSSDGSVSALIDFDNACFTDSLVDLAEGLLTFSGITYRTGSSRFEAVHELEPQPFQQFLEGYQEHHSLLAEEISVLPLLMGTTCIRLASLGLIRGDWPVSSASMHMDNIRNVVKTSQAYLSENY